One Dysidea avara chromosome 8, odDysAvar1.4, whole genome shotgun sequence genomic window, CACTACAAAAAATAGAACACCATGACTAACTGTTGTGATATCGTAACTGATTTCTCTTAACAGTTGTGACCACTCCAGCAATGACTCATTTTCAAAAAGATCAAGAAAACAGTCACCTATATTACAGAGTCTGTTATTATGggtagtctaatagaacagtcactagccACCCAATAGCAAAATACTAAAGATAGACCAGTCTTTGGTGACACATGCAACATCTACAGATGGTTTTAGTCCCACGTCTACAGGTGCTTCTTATCCTACATCTGCCATTTCTGGTAAACACTAAGCTATATTCTACTATGTCTGAAATGTATAcatatttttgtgtgtgtgcgtgtgtttatGACTCTTGTATTCTATCTCACATGCAGTTAACAATGCTACTGTTATccctactactactactactgctactactactactactgggATAGTTATTTCAACATTTACAACTACTATTATATCTCAATCTTCTGAGGTGTCTGTACTACCTACAACTGCTATAATAGACCAATCTTCAGTGACACCTGCAACATCTACAGATGGTTTCAGTCCCACATCTACAGGTGTTTCTAATCCTACATCTACCATTTCTGGTAAACACCAAGCTGTGTTCTGTTATGTCTGACTAGAAGAAATGGACACATATTtctgtgtgtacgtgtgtgcatgtgtttatgACTCTTGTATTCTATCTCACAGTTAACAatgttactactactactactactactactactactactactactactactactactactgggATAGTTATTTCAACATTTACAACTACTATTATATCTCAATCTTCTGAGGTGTCTGTACTACCTACAACTGCTATAATAGACCAATCTTCGGTGACACCTGCAACATCTACAGATGGTTTTAGTCTCACATCTACAGGTGCTTCTAATCCTACATCTACCATTTCTGGTAAACACCAAGCTGTGTTCTGCTATGTCTAACTAGAAGAATTGTATACATATTTTATAGCCACTTCTGATGATGGTGGTGGGAACACAACAATGATTATTATCATTGCTGCAGCTGCAGCAGGAGTTATTTTTCTACTACTTCTCATAACTATTTGCATATTATGTGTAGTGTATAGGAGGAAGAAACATAGAAAGACAACTATGTGAGACAATTAGATTATCTGTTGTGCTGCTGTATATTTATATTCTGCAGATCAATATCTTCAAAGTCAATGATGGACAAGAATAGTAATACTGTTCTAACTCCTGGCTTGTGAGTGATTGAAATGGATGAGTAATGTTATGTAGATTTTATCTGACTGTGTTTATGTACTTTGCAGCAAAAAAATTACCCCTGATATGGTAATGCCAAATCCCAGCTTTGTTGAGTAAGTTACTTATTGTGTAAGAAAAATTTAAACTGTAGTAGACATCTTTACAAAAAAGATATATACTGAAACAAAGGAGATCATCAATCTACATATACCTGATATGCAGTGTGCTTTAAAATCAAAATCTCAAAGTTTCTAAAATCTCAATTCTTTTTTAAAGGCATGTCCTCAGATGCCTTCTActttctatatatatattacacttTGCAttactttcagaaacccccttttaaaaatcctagatccactaCTGTGATCCCTATCATTTAGCACTACTATGCTTAAAGTATTTAATGTTTCATACCAGTACTGTAATAATGTTTCTCACAGACCTAATGATTATGAGAAGATGGAAGGGAATTTAACAGTTAAAAAGAAGGCCCCAGTTGATGGTTAGTTTGTGTACAGCTAAACACTTAATATAATATAACTTTGCAACATTTCAAGTGATtggatcttatagcctttccggTCTGGTTGCAATCCATAGCCTGACTTGTGAATAGTAAACCAATTTGAAATTTGTTCACATTAATACCCCTAACATACTGCTGCTCCTTGGTGTAATTTTAAGCTGATAgtttgaaaacatgaggagttatgaaaTTCGGAAAGGGTATAAGACCTCTTttttgtagatccagtcacatatggtagACTGCAATATTACACTATAGGTTTGCACATGCATAAATATATTATGGTGTGTACTAGTGTGTATATGGATACACATTTGCCTCTACTGAAATACTATATCATATAATAATTCACTACTATATGTTATATAACGTATGTACAATAAAACAATGCATAAATGATAGCAAAAATATTTGTAGAACTATAATACAACTTGTTTGCTAAATTTACACATACACAGTTCCTCTGGTCAGGGGCGGtgaagcaggccaaagagtgagggggccaggccagctgtaagttgaagaccaaaaaaactggTAATCACCTACTGaaaatagctgctctccaccaattatatctccttatttataactacacatacatagctaagtagtttgctacactgcttctctgaatactacgactgctctattagagcatctcggtcttttcttgcaaacagtgtcccattaaagtgaggtggccatggcccccctggcctccccgtctccaccgcctatgcctCTGGCAATCATCAAATCATGACAAACATTCTATGCTTCTGTTTCTTTGTATAGATGTTGTATACACAAACATGAAAGTACAAAACCAAAGCAAATATGAGGAGCAAAGAGCCAAATATCTAGAGATGTCTTCAGGTACTATTACAGCTAGTGCAACTACAAATACTGCAGGCACAAGCGAGCCAAAAAGAATGGCTACACCAGATGACTATGACAACGAAGAACTCTATGAGGAGATGAGCGCATGTTTTTATGTAAGTAGTTGACTTGTATTTGCTACTAGTTTTAAATAGAAGACAATCTACACAGGATGTTGATGAAAAGACTGCATTGAAATCAAAGGAAATGGCCAGGAACAGAGTGACACTTTTACAACAATTAGGGAAAGGAGAATTTGGAAGGTAAATATTCATACATCGTGTGAAATAATGCAATTAACCATTTCCCACAGAGTGATGAAGGGTTTGGCATCTGGCATCATTAGTGGAGAGACAAATACAGTGGTAGCTGTCAAAATGTTAAAAGGTCAATTGACATTGTAATACAGTGTAGTATTCAACATAAGAGCCTGCTTCTGTATTTACAGAAGGTGCTTCAGAGGATGACAAAAAGAACTTCCTTGGAGAAGCACACATGTTAGCACAGTTCAGCCACCCTAATGTACTAGCTTTGTTGGGAGTTGTGACTGTGGATGAACCAATGTTAGTGGTCATACCATTCATGAAGAATGGAGACCTGCGGTCATTCCTCTCCAAGTAAGCAACCAGTTTCTGCCTGTTTTAAGTAATGTATACTCACTGCTTTCAGAAGCGAAAGATCTCAGATATCTAATGGTGATAAGCTAGACATAGCTGTACAAGTAAGTGttcatggttgattaattgtcCTGTATCACTGTATGATCCTTAGATTGCTAGTGGAATGGAGTACCTTGCTGCAAGATTCTTTATTCACAGGGACCTAGCTGCCAGGTGAATATGTAAATAAAACATGTACACGCTTATCCAAGTACTTTAGGAATATATTGGTTGATGAGAATCTGCATGCCAAGATTAGTGATTTTGGATTATCCAGAATTTTGGCTAAGGAGGACACTTACTACAAACTCAGTAATGTGGCCAAACTTCCTGTTAAATGGATGGCTCTTGAGTCTATTGAATATCGCAAATTCTCTACATTCAGTGATGGTAAAATTGTGCCCTAACGTTATACATATGTGTTTGTATTGTCCTCCTTGTTGTATTACATACTTGTATTTTATTTTAAAGTTATTTTAGAAACTATAATTTTGACTGTATAAAGACTTGAAATAGAAAATAATGTACTTTGTTTCTTAGTGTGGAGTTATGGTGTTGTCTTGTGGGAGATATTCTCATTGGGAAAAATACCCTACAAGGTTTGCAATACAAAAGATTGAGTAAATATAACGTTTAAGTTTCAATTTTATAGGGAGTACCCAATGCTAGCTTAACAACACTCTTAGAAAATGGTAAACGTTTGGAAAAGCCTGATCAATGCAGTGATGAGATGTACGTAAATAAGTTGATGTATTAAATTAGTTGATATGTGTATTGTCTGTAGTTATCATATAATGCAACAGTGTTGGTTGTTGAGGAAAGAAAGACGTCCAACATTCGGGGAAATTAAGAAGGACATAACAGAACTACTAGCCAAAGAAGGTCGTACAGTCAATTCTGACCTTGACATGTATTCACTATAcatataattcaattatgtacTAAAATGTAAATATAACAGTTGCTATCTGTATGGATGCCTTATCATCATTTGATGCATGCAGCTTTGTCACTCTTGCTGCCCCTCCTCCATCCTGATCTCCATCTTAGCATGAAGGCACTACTGTACACATGCACAGCGGGTATACAAGCATTCATGAACAAGTACTTGTCTGGTGATCAAATATGTGTTATATCAGTCTCATGTATCTATTCCAGTAAAAGTGTAGACTTGTGCTTATGTTGCCACTTTCGTTGTTGTTAGAGGAAGAAATCATCCACAAAGACAAACTTTAATACTACATAAACAATTGACTCAGAATCAACATGTAGTAGTGGTAACATGCACAGTCAGGATAGAACTGAACTGGTAGCAAGCTCAAGCTGATATTGATATTTAGACTATGTAAAAGGTATTCAGGTATATTATGTTCTCCACATAACTAATAAAGATTTGTACTGGATGGTATATAGCTTAATTCATGGCTGACATACTCAACTCTTCCACGCCAGCGTACCTATAAATATTCTTTGAATAAAtataaactagaaacaagtaTACATATATCTTACAGTTATGACTTTTCTTATCTACAAACGTATTCTTATACTAACTGATAAACTTCAAGGTGATCTACATGACTATATActatagtataattatacagtatatgttaGAGCTGAAAGGAGAAGTGCAGTGATTCAATATTCTACATATATGGTGCTGAGTTTGTTATTTATTTGTGTATACATTAGTCAGATTATGATATGTAGATGACATGCTGCTATACAGGAAAAATCAAGTGAATGAAGATAGTTGTTGTTTTGCACTATACATGCAGGAATGGCATGCGCACTGATCAATGGTTAAATCTGGCTGATGTCTTAAACCTAATTGCAACTATTGAAATGTACACATTTAAAATATCTAATAGATTTATCATATTTAAATCACTGATCATGAAGTGATAGCACTGAGTATCACATTGGCCAACACCTCATTCTGTACCATTATAACTGTTGATTCCTTGGAACACCTAACCATGTTATATACTTCATGATCAGTAGTTAAAGGGAACCTGTAGGCACTAATCGCAATCTATTATTATGCAGACACACAATAGGTGTAAGTATTACCACTAGCAGAATAATGTCTTCCTTActtatgtgtatacatgtatgttgtgCAATGATCTAACAAACTattcagctactctaataggcTAGGTATCTgacatgactgttttattagagtgcaTGGCTAAAGAAATAAATTTTCTATGCATGAGTAATGATGCCTGCTTTTTAGCAACTGCTTACAAGTTATTGAGaaagtacatacacaaaattaCTGGCAAACTTGGAAACTGAggcaaaaaacaaaaaacaaaaaaaaacaacaagacAGAACAATGTAGTATAAgctagtgtgtgtgtctgtaagGGAGGATTGGGTGCAACTTCAAGTTACCAGCCAGAACTTGATGTGGTTGTTTTTGCTGTCCCTTTCATGACAATTACAAGTGTGGCCATCTTTGGCAGCTTTTCAACAGGTGTGTTTGTGTGACGGATATTTTTTGTGAGCTACTAGTCCAAGTTTCTTGTAGTAGTCCAATAATAGACCAACACTAACTTGATAGATATAGTCAAACTTTTAATAGCATTCTTAACCTGCAGGCATTATGTAGCACTCATCTACACTTCCATACCAGTCCTGTATGGATTTCAACATGCCTCTCTTTATAGACAACACCATGGTCATCCTCATCTTCTGAAATATTTTCTTTGGAGCCCTGATTATTGGCATGATTACAGAAGCACTGGCATATTCCCTGCTAACTTCCCACATTGCTTCTTCAAAAACCTTCAGAAGTTTTATTACCTTTTCAGCCAAAAGCCATTGTTGTGTGTTTAGTTCAGCAGGTGGTTGACATTCAGTATTAGCTGCTATAATGGCTTTCCTCTGCTCTATAACATATAATAGGAGCTGTGTCCAACTAGCAGTAACACCCTGAATAAGCAGAGCCGTACCTTggcttgagtacattatgctttttaaattacctattattctttctggcaattctttttttattcacctattattcccaaaattattcccggAGTAATTCCTGGAATTGTAAAAGTCAAATGGATATTCATCTACAGCTGAAAATATGACCACTTGCAAGCGTAAAAAACTATAcccaaagatcgagatactctaatcagtagagcagtcacaactaaacttgtctgactgttctattagggtaagtgactgctctattagagtatctcgatctttttgcctGATTTTGTGCTAGCAATGATTGTGGATGTTCCTTTACGAATTTTTCTGTAATACTATAcgaaaaatgtgtgaattctAATTAAGTATTCcagaagatcaccctattattctggaattattcctgattcttttttaccaccgattattccaaaaattattcaatAAAACCAGTGTCTTATTTTGATGGTGCTCAGATTTTAGTGTTCTCAGATGTTGCCATTGAGTGGCTCTCAACAGCATGGTTTTCATCATAAACTCTTTTGAAGGTGTCGATGAATCAACTGATCATCACAGCTGGTACTAATATTTAATAGTAGGGAGTACCCCTTGATGGCACCAACTTAAAACTTTTATATTTGATAGCAACATTGGCTTGCCTGAATAGATAATAGTTTTAAGATAGCTAGTCCACTATGTATACACGGAACATTGACCATGCTAACAGTTCACATTCGATACTGTTTACCATGATAAATTCCTTACCATATCCCAATGATCCATAATACAGGAAACAACAGTAGAGCAGATATGTAATAGAGCTGCTTCATTACACACTGCATTACTTGGTTTGGCGGCCCTTCCAAATCAACAATCGGAGATACAGTGATACATAAAGCATTCCATGTGTCTATGGTAAAAGTTTGGCCCTGAGTTTTGGTAATGGTCATTGCAAAGCAGAGAGATACAGCAAACTGTACAACATCAGACTATCTAGATTGAAAGGCAGTGTAGAGTTGCTTGGAATATGTGGAATCCAAAAGGAATGATGACTCACAGCCTGCATTGTAATCATGCACTTGGTACCTTTGGTGACTCATGGGAGATCCAAGGAGCATAAAATTATACTGGGTGTGCCAACCTTCAATGAAAGTGGAAATGTCGGGGTACAACCCTGAGACTTCTCAAGAATGTAAATTATAACTCTTTGGAAACTAGACTGTCTGGGATTCAGCAGCCACAAACTCCAAGGACTTGTGCTAGATGCACTTACCAGATAACTGTTCTACCAGGGTTGTGTGGTTAAGAGGAGTCAAATGTACGTAACTTAACCATGTGATGTCTGTATAGCAGCCTATAGCTTGAGAACAAGTCTGGATAAACATCAACTCATCAATGTTACACACAAAGGTAGCTGTACAATGTCAGGATTGGAGTGTTGTCAGTGGGGAACTTATCATTTCAAATGACTAACAATTGGTCAGCAAAGAGTCCAGCTGCTTGGTTTTCACAAAGGTAGCTATACACTCTTGTGTTTTCTTGTATATGTTTGTCCCATTAGTTAGGCTTTACTcaaagatttttgcttaggctcctaggctagaGGTATAGGCACTGCCTTCTGTGctcagtgcctaactggtataTCATAGATAATAACATACAATTATATAGTGTGTAGATCGATGTACTCTTCCATAGGTGAAACTTCTTCAGATAGCCTCAGGT contains:
- the LOC136264464 gene encoding uncharacterized protein, which encodes MMGGAILLFTKAAVVVFAALFISVRGQTTTAGMFSQQTYTGTVTKYQPRQHMIIEVCVNPAPGIGNPMLQNIVYYSYNINEQFCLHSQLGRVAVNTVDLTEGNYVFTVYANYTTGNGVMETVSATVNITVSPEFYFVGTEPEGGYLAYTQYLRPLGAHVVTVRTNYTRLNDTIFSYALAPDTNTTNSRVSLNPDGSVRRASYNFTGVQQFTVICTANSSSAGVVETLSVNVTAVLYDPLDLQVEVSFSVTDNLIRWSVPNIFTGTYISIQEYVISIAEYNGDVNNAQNPSTNVVGPQTYTFEYQPLIPQTTLVVNVTTIAGVDTLRVVSVTSTNNFTIPGDVNNATVIPTTTTTATTTTTGIVISTFTTTIISQSSEVSVLPTTAIIDQSSVTPATSTDGFSPTSTGVSNPTSTISVNNVTTTTTTTTTTTTTTTTTTGIVISTFTTTIISQSSEVSVLPTTAIIDQSSVTPATSTDGFSLTSTGASNPTSTISATSDDGGGNTTMIIIIAAAAAGVIFLLLLITICILCVVYRRKKHRKTTISISSKSMMDKNSNTVLTPGFKKITPDMVMPNPSFVEPNDYEKMEGNLTVKKKAPVDDVVYTNMKVQNQSKYEEQRAKYLEMSSGTITASATTNTAGTSEPKRMATPDDYDNEELYEEMSACFYDVDEKTALKSKEMARNRVTLLQQLGKGEFGRVMKGLASGIISGETNTVVAVKMLKEGASEDDKKNFLGEAHMLAQFSHPNVLALLGVVTVDEPMLVVIPFMKNGDLRSFLSKSERSQISNGDKLDIAVQIASGMEYLAARFFIHRDLAARNILVDENLHAKISDFGLSRILAKEDTYYKLSNVAKLPVKWMALESIEYRKFSTFSDVWSYGVVLWEIFSLGKIPYKGVPNASLTTLLENGKRLEKPDQCSDEIYHIMQQCWLLRKERRPTFGEIKKDITELLAKEGRTVNSDLDMYSLYI